The sequence CAGGTAATGTCCACGCCGGTTCATCGGCGGTCCGGATTCTCCCATCAAGGTTGCCAACTTCATCGGAGTCGTTCCCCCTTCCATCGACGAGCTTGATATGGAATCCCTCAGTCGGGTTCAAGAAGGGATCTCGCCCAGAGTTCATCCCAAATTCAGCACGGAGTTCTGAGTAGACGCTGAAGACGCGGGTAAGTACGAAGTGATTACTATCAGAATTTCTGCCACTCGATGAGACAATTAGCACTGACTGATTCGGGGAGATAGTTTTTACGTCACCGCTATCCTTAAAATTAATTGTTCCGGACCGGGGTTCTTCACTTGAGCGAGGATCGTTGTAGTTTTTAATAATCAGCTCCCATCCGGTATCAGCATCTAATGCAACGGCTTCGGTCTCAGAACTATTGAAAAGTTCAATCCATTGGATGTCACGTGTGCCACCAGCAGTAGCGAACATGATCTCACTAATCGTCACTTTACCACCGGTAAGTTCTCTGACACTTCCGCGTCTTGGTGCAGTTCCTGTTCCTGGGGGCGTACCGGTTGCAGCAATTTGGAAGGTATGTGCCGGGGAAGGCGTTGCTGCGTTTGGCACCCCGCCCGCGTCTGCTACAGCCCCCGCCTTGATCTGCACGGTCACCGTTGTAGCACCGGAATCAGGAATGAGCGTTGCGACGTAACTGCTCGTAGCAGGGATCGGGCTGAGCACACCGATCGAGGCACCGATGACGCTAATCTCACTGGCAATTAGCGTCGCCCCCGCCTGCAGGGGCTCATCGAAGGCGATAGTTACGCTATACACACCGCCTCCCACGGGTATCGGTGTAATCCTCGCGACAGGTCCGGTTGTATCAACGGTAAACGTGCCTTTTGAAAAGATATACGCCCCGGTAGCAGAAGGTTCCACCGTTACCTGCGTTACACCGGCACCGGGATGAATTGTCACCGTCCAAACCCTTTTTGCGGCATCAGATGTGATACCGTTCGTTGGGATAAATCCGTCAGTAACTTTGATATCAGCTTCTGTCAGTGTAATTGCAGTCGTTGAGGTGAGCGTCACCGTAAACGGAGCATTGCCCCCAATAGATTTATCAGGAGACAGCGTGAGTGGGGGTGCCGCACTCCGAATTATTTCGACTTCTAGTGGAGTCGCCGCGTCACTTGGGGTCGCGTTAACACTATCTCTTACCTGTTGTGGGCTAAGAATAGTGTTGGCGGCTGCCGCTGGTATTCGTATAATGACACTATTGACCCTACCTCCGGCAGTGATTGTTGTCGTGTACACACTGCCTGCAGCGTTGGAATGAACCGCATCCGCTGCTGCTCCGCGTTGAACAGAATTCTCATTCACATCAAAAGCAAACAATTCAATATCAGTAGCATCAAAGCCAGTTACTGGAGTCGGCATAGGCGGATTGCTGCCATCCCCAAACGTAATGGTTAACTCAAAAGAAACAGATTCGGCTCTGATGCCGTATACTTGGATACCTTCTGTGTCCGCGGTATCTGGGTCAGCTGTTAACTCATCTGGCACTGACAGGACTGGTGTCACAGCTTCAGTTGCGGGTGTTGCAACGAAGGCAAGCCCAGCAACGAATAACACCACCAAAACCAACGGATATCTCAATTTATTAAAGAACATTCGTCATCTTCCTCCTTCAGACAAATTCAAGCTCAGGAATATATTTTAACTTTTGATCTGGCCGACCTTTTTTCTTAGATGTAACTTTCAAAAAATGCCCAAGCAAAACACCGCGAATTTTTAAAATTTTCTTCCTAACAAAATAACGTCATTTTCCTCAAGGACGTTACAAAAAAGTGCTATAAACAAACGGGGATAAAGCGGAAGATCGAGCGTGGTGTGTCTTGTCTGAATTACGCGTTACTGCAGGTTTCACAGAGGTTGCGGATTCTAAGGGTGTATAAATATTTTGGCAGCGTCCCCGAGAGGTACCCTAAGACATAGCACTCCGCTGGAGTGCTGTGTTTTTGGCATTCCGATGCCTGTCTATAGACATATCACGCCTCTGGCGTGAGGAGACCCTTGACCTGTCAAGAGGGATTCCTCTTTGCTCCAGCGGAGCAATATATCTATAGACAAGAAACGGAACCCTCTCACACTCCAGCGGAGTGCTATGTCAGAACCACGTAGAAGATGCTTTGATCTATTTGGTGTCAAAAACCTCACACACCCTCAATCGAATTTCACGGACTCTATAAACACAACATCCCTAATGGGGCCAAGCTCCAAGCATCAACAAGTGCCTGTTGTATAGGGTAGGAGAAGATAGTTTAGTTCGGTATTAATTCGGGAGAGTCCATAAAAAATCACGAGGCGAGGATACAATCCTCGCCAGCAGGCATTTGGGAGACCTCTGCATCCCTACGGATTTCAGAGGAAATAGACATTAGAACTGGGCGGGGAAGTTTCCACGGGCGGCATCCATGATTTCGCCTGTAATCTCGTCATGTCCGTTTTCTTTCGCAAAACTCTCAATCCCCATCTTCGCCATAGGACGAACAAACGCCGGAATCCGTTCCAAACGTTCAAGTGCCTCCGCCGACCAGACGGGACCCGTTGGTTCGGTCGGTTCAGAAGTTTCCTGAAACGCCTCGGAGATAACGCCAGTAAAGGGGCACTTACCACCCTCAGCGGTTTCACCTGAACCCGTCTCTGGAGAAACCTCATTAGGCATCACATTGTCTTTCGCTGTTTCCAGCTGTGAACGCACCAGCTGCATCGGCTGCGCTGCTTCGTTGTTACCACCGAGTTTGAGATCCAAAGACTTCAGCATCTGGGTCTCCGACGGATTGAGGTACATGGCGATCTCTGTGAAGCAGTCAGGGCATTCAAAAAGTGCTGTCACAGAGCCTTGTTCCGGACGGGTAACGTCTTTAAACTTCATCGCCGTATCACAGTCTATGCACAGGAACTTCATTTTTTCTCCTTTAGTTCTCAAAAAACGCTTGAATCTTTTCACCAACTTGCATGAGTGCTGCGCTTGCTGGCGTATCTGGATATTCGTCAATATAAGGGGTTCCGGTGTCACTACAACGTGCAAGTCTCGGATCAAAAGGGATACTACCGAGGATGACCTGTTGGAACGCAGCGTCCAGTGTCTCATCAGCGGAAAAGAGCGGCTCCTCTTCGCCGCAGTGTTGACAGACATAGAAAGCCATATTCTCGACAACACCGATGATTGGGACCTTGAGCACATCTCTCGCCAAGGTTATCGATTTTTTGACGACCAGCTGCGATACCTCAGACGGAATTGTCACAACGACTACACCACCGAGGTTCGGGATGAGCTCCGCCACATTTGGAAGTCGATCACTGCCGGGTGGCAGATCAAGCAGGAGGTAATCCAACTCGCCCCATTCGGTGTCAGCGATAAACTCTCGGAGCGCGCCGACCTCCATTGTGCTACGCCATGTGAACGCGTCCTTTTGGGTATACGCGTTCCAGAGCACCGGCGCATCGTCTTCCGCCAAGAGTAAGTCCATAGAGATAAGCTTGGTGCCGAGTACCGTAACCGCAGGCTTAACACCAGCAGATATGTACTCCAGC comes from Candidatus Poribacteria bacterium and encodes:
- a CDS encoding lamin tail domain-containing protein codes for the protein MFFNKLRYPLVLVVLFVAGLAFVATPATEAVTPVLSVPDELTADPDTADTEGIQVYGIRAESVSFELTITFGDGSNPPMPTPVTGFDATDIELFAFDVNENSVQRGAAADAVHSNAAGSVYTTTITAGGRVNSVIIRIPAAAANTILSPQQVRDSVNATPSDAATPLEVEIIRSAAPPLTLSPDKSIGGNAPFTVTLTSTTAITLTEADIKVTDGFIPTNGITSDAAKRVWTVTIHPGAGVTQVTVEPSATGAYIFSKGTFTVDTTGPVARITPIPVGGGVYSVTIAFDEPLQAGATLIASEISVIGASIGVLSPIPATSSYVATLIPDSGATTVTVQIKAGAVADAGGVPNAATPSPAHTFQIAATGTPPGTGTAPRRGSVRELTGGKVTISEIMFATAGGTRDIQWIELFNSSETEAVALDADTGWELIIKNYNDPRSSEEPRSGTINFKDSGDVKTISPNQSVLIVSSSGRNSDSNHFVLTRVFSVYSELRAEFGMNSGRDPFLNPTEGFHIKLVDGRGNDSDEVGNLDGRIRTADEPAWTLPDGWTEDDDRTSILRRYRRGTERDGTRQDGWIRAADTDFSWISRKRVTRNGRSLETWYGSVSDYGSPGFRAGHALPVELSHFRPERTESGAIVIQWTTQSEVDNAGFNILRSQTKTGEFKVVNAQLIPGAGTKAESTTYTWTDTTAKPNVVYYYQIEDVSFAGEHQTLATVRLKGFVSAKGKLATQWGVLKQSRD
- a CDS encoding PCP reductase family protein; this translates as MKFLCIDCDTAMKFKDVTRPEQGSVTALFECPDCFTEIAMYLNPSETQMLKSLDLKLGGNNEAAQPMQLVRSQLETAKDNVMPNEVSPETGSGETAEGGKCPFTGVISEAFQETSEPTEPTGPVWSAEALERLERIPAFVRPMAKMGIESFAKENGHDEITGEIMDAARGNFPAQF
- a CDS encoding P-loop NTPase produces the protein MKTYKELPNDAGSNIIGQVTAQADRVQKRLASVKHTVAVMSGKGGVGKSVLTANLATALTLKGNTVGVVDADINGPTLAKMMGVRNATLEYISAGVKPAVTVLGTKLISMDLLLAEDDAPVLWNAYTQKDAFTWRSTMEVGALREFIADTEWGELDYLLLDLPPGSDRLPNVAELIPNLGGVVVVTIPSEVSQLVVKKSITLARDVLKVPIIGVVENMAFYVCQHCGEEEPLFSADETLDAAFQQVILGSIPFDPRLARCSDTGTPYIDEYPDTPASAALMQVGEKIQAFFEN